The Streptomyces vinaceus genome contains the following window.
GGCGGCTCCTTCGCCATCCACCACGCGGCGTTCTTCCAGGACCTGATGTTCGGGGACGTCCTCGTCGCCTGCTGGAACTTCCTCGCCGCGCACCCCTCCGAGACCGTGCTGATGCGCGTCAAACAGGAGTATTCCGAGGAGAGCGACGCCACCTTCCGCGCCGTCTTCGACGACTACCTGGACCACCGCGGCTGGCGGCCCCTGTTCCACATCGCCGACTCCCTGCCCACCCTCGGCCAGGCCCGCGGCAAGGTGGTCCTGCTCGCCGACAACGGCGGCCTGCCGGGCCTGCGCTACGGCGACGGCAACGTCTTCGACATCCAGGACGACTACAACACCGAGCCCTTCGCCAAGCGCGGCCGGATCGAGAACCAGTTCCGCAAGGCCGTCCAGCAGCCCGGCAAGCTGTTCGTGAACTACGTCAGCACCGCCGCCTACATGCCGCCGCGCTGGAACTCCGACCGGCTCAACCCGCAGGTGCACGCGTTCGTCGACGGCGGGGAGCTGGCCGGCCGGACCGGGCTCGGGATCGTCCCGATGGACTTCCCCAACACCCGCTCCGGGCTCGTCGCCTCACTCGTACGGCACAACTGACGGCTGCTCCGGCGGCGGCGCCGGGGCGCCCGGGATGCGGAGCACCGCCTCCGTGCCCGGGCCGCCGCCCGGAGCCGCCCGCAGCTCGACGCTGCCGCCCGCGCGGCGCACCGTACGGTCCACGATCGACAGGCCCAGACCGCTGCCGGGCAGGGCGCGGGCCGAGGAGGAGCGCCAGAACCGCTCGAACACGTGCGGAAGGTCCTCCGCCGGGATGCCCGGCCCGTGATCGCGTACGGTCAGCTCGCCCGCGCGCAGTGCGACCTCGACCGTGCCGCCCGGCGGGCTGAACTTCACCGCGTTGTCGAGGACGTTGACCACCGCCCGCTCCAGCGCCGCCGCCTCGCCCCGTACGTACCAGGGCGCGATCTCGTCGGTGAAGTGCAGCTCGGGGCCGCGCAGCCGGGCCCGCGACAGCGCGCTCTGCGCGATCTCGTGCAGCGCCACCACCTCCAGCCTGGCGGGCGGGGCCGCGTCCGGACGGGACAGCTCCTGGAGGTCGCCGATCAGCGCCGCCAGCTCCGTCATCTGCGCCTTGACCGAGGCCAGCAGCTCCCTGCGGTCCTCGGGCGGGATGGCCCGCCCGGTCTCCTCGCTGCGCGCGAGCAGTTCGATGTTGGTGCGCAGGGAGGTCAGCGGGGTGCGCAGCTCG
Protein-coding sequences here:
- a CDS encoding phosphatidylinositol-specific phospholipase C, whose translation is MALDRRAFMVGAVAAGAAAAVGLGAAGPASARTLGTQDWMAGLGDATALQRMTIPGTHDSGATKGGLYVACQNTSIAQQLDSGIRFLDVRCRVTGGSFAIHHAAFFQDLMFGDVLVACWNFLAAHPSETVLMRVKQEYSEESDATFRAVFDDYLDHRGWRPLFHIADSLPTLGQARGKVVLLADNGGLPGLRYGDGNVFDIQDDYNTEPFAKRGRIENQFRKAVQQPGKLFVNYVSTAAYMPPRWNSDRLNPQVHAFVDGGELAGRTGLGIVPMDFPNTRSGLVASLVRHN